In Verrucomicrobiota bacterium, a genomic segment contains:
- a CDS encoding GTP-binding protein, giving the protein MVPLIPVVGFLGAGKTTFLKDIIPLLIKKEVRPHVVINDFQNARVDAIYFKDIAETITPINGSCVCCGSFEELIRILHELKVAVGDVVLLESNGVTDSITLIENLSLRKECQRYTKPLQISIVDTKSWQKRHGHDQLESEQISTASFIHLSKTTHTSKKRMDTVRKDIRVYAPHAEIMKLESIANELVKVVANVNNKTNLQYTVPNKPKKHAHNHTKYHFNSWESPLPASVIQKNFYRKLKQLPEQVIRAKGIVRIKDLSNQKFIFQKVEEDILVKPVSESHEIEPLIICIGSNLPTDKLQSLFR; this is encoded by the coding sequence ATGGTTCCATTAATACCTGTTGTAGGCTTCCTTGGAGCTGGGAAAACTACTTTTTTAAAAGATATTATTCCTCTTCTGATCAAAAAAGAGGTAAGGCCTCATGTCGTTATTAATGACTTTCAAAATGCTCGAGTTGATGCGATCTATTTCAAAGATATTGCAGAAACCATTACGCCCATAAACGGAAGCTGTGTTTGTTGTGGTTCTTTTGAAGAGTTGATTCGAATATTACACGAATTAAAAGTAGCAGTTGGAGATGTTGTGCTGCTTGAATCAAATGGTGTTACAGATAGTATCACACTAATCGAAAACCTATCCCTCAGGAAAGAGTGCCAGCGCTATACCAAACCACTTCAAATTTCAATTGTAGACACCAAATCTTGGCAGAAACGTCATGGGCATGATCAGTTAGAAAGTGAGCAAATCTCCACTGCGAGTTTTATTCATTTGAGCAAAACAACCCATACCAGCAAGAAACGGATGGATACGGTTAGGAAAGACATTCGCGTTTATGCACCTCATGCAGAAATCATGAAATTAGAATCTATAGCCAATGAGCTTGTTAAAGTAGTCGCCAACGTTAATAACAAAACTAATTTACAATACACAGTACCTAACAAGCCCAAAAAGCATGCTCACAACCATACTAAATACCATTTTAACTCCTGGGAGTCTCCATTACCTGCATCGGTCATCCAAAAAAACTTTTACAGAAAATTAAAACAATTGCCAGAACAGGTAATCAGAGCAAAAGGAATCGTGCGCATCAAAGATCTTTCAAATCAAAAATTTATTTTTCAAAAAGTTGAGGAAGACATCCTCGTCAAACCTGTCTCAGAATCCCATGAAATTGAGCCTCTCATCATCTGTATAGGAAGTAACCTGCCAACAGACAAACTCCAGTCTTTGTTTAGATAA
- a CDS encoding response regulator: MNKILIVDDSRTQRNWIKASIGEDGYDIKEAGNGSEALTLVEDEQFDLILCDLNMPVMSGVDLMETMKARDISVPVIIITADIQDSTKKKCMDLSVKAFVNKPLKDDRLKNAVEEVLKVA, translated from the coding sequence ATGAATAAAATATTAATTGTTGATGACTCTAGAACACAGAGAAATTGGATTAAGGCCTCTATAGGTGAAGATGGCTACGATATCAAAGAAGCTGGCAATGGCTCTGAAGCTTTAACTTTAGTTGAAGACGAACAATTTGATCTAATACTCTGCGATCTGAATATGCCTGTTATGAGTGGAGTCGATCTTATGGAAACGATGAAAGCGCGTGATATTAGTGTTCCTGTAATTATCATCACAGCGGATATCCAAGATTCTACAAAGAAAAAATGCATGGACTTAAGTGTCAAAGCATTTGTTAACAAGCCGTTGAAGGACGATAGGCTAAAAAATGCTGTCGAAGAGGTATTAAAGGTGGCTTAA
- a CDS encoding chemotaxis protein CheC, protein MTLDLTEDQIDALKEIANVGLGRAAGLLNDMLSMHVELCIPEVVGVPPEYLHEALADYDEGLFSIVELPFQGDYGGVSSLLFPPKSAANLISAVTDEKVDAENISSLHIEIMHELGSIVLNGIMGSFSNILGSNLRFSLPSYSENTLDVIEAKYKERPEIILILIKTKFTVVQENIEGHIMLFFEVASFNYLIKAIDELS, encoded by the coding sequence ATGACCTTAGATTTAACAGAGGATCAAATTGACGCTTTGAAAGAAATTGCCAACGTGGGACTAGGGCGCGCAGCTGGTCTGTTAAATGATATGCTCAGCATGCATGTCGAATTATGTATACCTGAGGTGGTGGGTGTGCCTCCGGAATATCTACACGAAGCGCTAGCGGATTACGATGAAGGTCTTTTTTCTATCGTAGAGCTTCCATTTCAAGGGGATTACGGCGGTGTGTCATCTCTTCTTTTTCCTCCTAAAAGTGCTGCAAATTTAATTTCAGCTGTCACAGATGAAAAAGTTGACGCAGAAAATATTAGTAGTCTGCATATTGAGATAATGCATGAGTTAGGGAGTATTGTTTTAAATGGGATTATGGGTTCTTTTTCGAATATATTAGGATCAAATTTACGCTTTAGCTTACCTAGTTATTCCGAAAATACGCTTGATGTTATTGAGGCAAAGTACAAAGAGCGTCCCGAAATTATTCTCATTTTAATTAAGACAAAGTTTACAGTTGTCCAAGAAAACATAGAGGGGCATATCATGCT
- a CDS encoding VOC family protein — protein sequence MVTERNAVGWFEIYVSDLDRAKTFYEATFEITLTELPAPKAEGVPPVKMLAFPTSQEKFLPGAPGAICKMDGVEPKTGGTLIYFSCKDCAYNASLAEKAGGKVQAPKFSIGQYGFISMIEDTEGNTIGLHSME from the coding sequence ATGGTTACAGAAAGAAATGCAGTAGGATGGTTTGAGATTTATGTTTCGGACTTAGATCGAGCAAAAACTTTTTATGAGGCAACTTTTGAAATTACATTAACGGAGTTACCTGCGCCTAAGGCGGAAGGGGTACCTCCCGTGAAGATGTTGGCATTTCCGACAAGCCAAGAAAAGTTCTTGCCTGGTGCACCCGGTGCTATTTGCAAAATGGACGGTGTAGAGCCTAAAACGGGCGGCACTCTGATCTATTTTAGTTGTAAAGATTGCGCCTATAATGCGAGTCTGGCTGAGAAAGCTGGAGGTAAAGTCCAAGCTCCCAAGTTTTCTATTGGACAATATGGTTTTATTTCAATGATTGAAGACACAGAGGGTAACACAATTGGTCTTCATTCGATGGAGTAG
- a CDS encoding DUF1501 domain-containing protein, whose amino-acid sequence MKEEQTHKISRREFIRYGSCGAMGIGSLVNVIAQLQLINSATASTLDIGSDYKALVCVFLSGGCDMNNVLIPVNGNEQAYRYLDQRGYVSIPNGVVHNNYNAKGANETILLNPRPALNQPFGLHPSLQNLANMFNSKNAAFLANVGTLGEPTNPSNYGGVSLPRQLFSHSDQQTEWMSSIADQPFRSGWGARVADLFNDTWNPNSPSSMLITASGTNKFLTGSPAVSQYAVSTRGATSLFGYQKSGDSYGKALNGNGNYLDTREGQRLKAFERIMAYSHSNIIEDSYATVVRRARETEGYIIEANNSQPNGFDLDGIFKSFRATSGLAEEFKTIARLIAGRRALGNTRQIFFVQAGGYDTHQDMKADLQGVLRNLDNCIGAFNQSMVELDRVDRDFSYDSVTSFQASDFNRTWTANGGVGESAGTDHAWGSHAFVYGGAVKGGKIYGEFPELAVGGLVAIPGDNRGRWIPTTAVDQYAAILARWFGVPPGSTEMDIIFPNLSRFANPFTSETNLDFLDTTT is encoded by the coding sequence ATGAAAGAAGAACAAACTCACAAAATTTCGCGTAGGGAATTTATTCGATACGGCAGTTGCGGTGCTATGGGTATAGGTTCCCTCGTAAACGTCATCGCCCAACTACAGCTTATTAATTCAGCAACAGCATCGACTCTTGATATTGGGAGTGACTATAAAGCTCTTGTTTGTGTTTTTCTGTCTGGAGGCTGTGACATGAATAATGTTTTAATACCAGTTAATGGTAATGAGCAGGCCTACCGCTATCTCGATCAGAGAGGATATGTAAGTATTCCAAATGGGGTGGTGCATAACAATTACAATGCAAAGGGGGCTAATGAAACTATTTTGCTCAATCCGCGCCCTGCTCTTAACCAACCTTTTGGTTTACATCCTTCGCTTCAAAACTTGGCAAATATGTTTAACAGCAAAAATGCAGCCTTCTTGGCAAATGTGGGGACCTTAGGAGAACCCACAAATCCGTCGAACTATGGTGGTGTTTCTTTGCCACGACAACTTTTCTCGCATTCGGATCAACAGACGGAATGGATGTCATCCATTGCAGATCAACCTTTTAGATCAGGCTGGGGTGCCAGAGTGGCTGATTTGTTTAATGATACATGGAATCCGAATAGTCCGAGCTCTATGTTGATTACAGCTTCAGGCACCAACAAATTTTTAACCGGAAGCCCAGCCGTTTCGCAGTATGCGGTCTCCACCAGGGGAGCGACTTCTCTTTTCGGATATCAAAAAAGTGGTGATAGTTATGGAAAGGCGCTTAATGGAAATGGGAATTATCTAGATACCAGAGAGGGGCAGAGGTTAAAGGCATTTGAGAGGATCATGGCTTATAGTCACTCCAATATTATTGAAGATTCTTATGCGACTGTGGTTAGGAGGGCTAGAGAGACAGAAGGATACATTATCGAGGCAAATAATTCCCAGCCGAATGGTTTCGATCTAGACGGTATATTTAAATCATTTCGTGCAACTTCTGGACTAGCCGAAGAGTTTAAAACCATAGCGCGCTTGATTGCAGGACGTCGTGCTCTGGGTAACACTCGCCAAATTTTCTTTGTTCAAGCTGGGGGATATGATACCCACCAAGATATGAAAGCCGATCTCCAGGGGGTTTTGAGGAACCTTGACAATTGTATAGGAGCTTTTAATCAATCAATGGTTGAGCTCGACCGTGTAGATCGTGATTTTAGTTATGACAGTGTTACTTCTTTCCAAGCGTCTGATTTTAACCGGACTTGGACGGCAAATGGTGGAGTAGGAGAATCCGCTGGTACAGACCATGCTTGGGGTAGTCATGCTTTTGTTTATGGAGGAGCTGTCAAGGGAGGAAAAATATATGGTGAATTCCCCGAGCTTGCTGTGGGTGGACTTGTTGCAATTCCTGGGGATAATAGGGGCCGCTGGATACCAACCACTGCGGTAGATCAATACGCAGCCATTCTCGCTCGTTGGTTCGGGGTGCCTCCAGGATCTACGGAAATGGATATCATCTTCCCGAACTTGAGCCGCTTTGCGAATCCGTTTACCTCTGAAACGAACCTGGACTTTTTAGATACGACTACTTGA
- a CDS encoding DUF1800 family protein, whose amino-acid sequence MRKKLYYLIPLALSISPLGASDFDKDGMSDIWQQQYSAFGLISGNDEDGDSFTNFDESIAGTDPFNSKDYPKIRVNEINLEEDSISLSFPTKPGKFYQVLDSDQLSDFRNLGPMVQGDGTSYELSLLQNATSTRSGNVIQEFWADVNVSNNDLGELETLDGFPDFPDGTIVLPSMEAPSVLGTGFGFRMYTIVVPPAQGDYTFFISSGSSARLYFSSDADPSNKSLVAQVLPEQAISPNAWDTFDSQRSATVTLKRGVPYYVEAWGIGSSPLSHCQIGWSGPDLTGVEIVGSPNISDQAFMTPSLAANVIFERNYDLKKDRVPLWSDTTIDSSPPNGMSGRAETIAKTQSNSYFALPEQLNRHIYLRFLVNASPKNDGMSLILLGSDNSQEGPRVTFSDKNGGIPVIGAGGLSANDFQVPVTPGQTYQVELLASLRTPFTYITGITERTVMPDRFDIYVTDMQGKLVGLGQDLSFRDGGNNVVKEISQLRAFKTSSKSQITFDEWHLTSGSIDGNGYINTNISDFRSTGDSQYFKLEVSDLDQDQDGLSDSDELILAPHSPFLFFDANSDGQRTDSVAAKSLLRNSKGDIEFKLFATDVAVFEDNAPSLTPDYATIEVSRTGALTAVTAQLCVAPLEYTGSTTRVCDGQCCTLIGTAGDEEAEPEDYTIFDEEGNIITNTLYFAFGEMSKTLTVIATKDGINEYPETLNIAIAEDDSYTISNTNGASIQIFDLPDSPNNYAIFTGAYSRDGAATTSTSASGSVIAVLNGTRTKVLLSTEFAGLSSMQTTAHVHKSSSGRSRSGRVGDIVYPITQIPGDPMSAPLIGTLDNYEWDLISSPGAASTNAQSTVSRQVIIDSLFGQNGETQLYFNVHTANNQAGEIWAFLGLSGGSREEPPAPDPAASPGSAEYPLLAGGDLEADVRRFLDQATFGATEDKVSKLLGTINTERVNNPNYHRHEAFENWMDEQMQLQQSYLVDFHLALDFQQLKLQGWFDPRQNPSKQGDSTPAIPAKWPAPLRPTGPNADPAKWHLSGSYPVTREHQALARRNGLWGIPDFGNRRNSFWQMMVNAEDQLRQKMGFALQQIVVTSVTLPKIRGNCYSSTNYQDMLNHYAFSHYRDVLGFVNWSPVMGVWLSSLQNEKGIDLDGDGVDDSSPDENLARENMQLFSIGLFDIWPDGTLRLGLDGAPKNTYSNEDIRQFAKILTGLSFSVPDDRENGEWGGIRYESIPKNTKFRFNTGLEKIFSQKFIYPMKMFGDYHDRTVKTFAGTTIDNTNLSSATEQGIADIEDAMDWLAGKPGDGKEDFNMINSHGSTPAFISLRLIQRFVKSNPSRQYLHRVATTFKDTEGHLGETIKAILLDPEARVLDINDTTAGMKKSSIENFIQLIRNLGARTYLPVAGNGRKNPFKEVAGDFSNPDLYLTSFGYASRQANSMRLNQRIAMPRTYEGEVRSLQMMPFYQDSVFNWYAPDFAPGGPVSEAGLVAPEMQITTEQTAVKHINYFSAALGIDQEISQEKLGQGARLQNAAFNYSGPENQNVTADHNRLRFNVGDLTDEIYPSSRPKKKDAPDIKSAIAIANLEVLDELDRRLTYGNLKRRYPINPSDDGRDGIRQNPRELILTAMSFDLQDPWDGDDDGKERLRCVQTALYLLVSSPEFQVRK is encoded by the coding sequence TAGGAATCTTGGGCCAATGGTTCAAGGTGACGGAACTAGCTACGAATTATCTCTTCTCCAAAATGCGACATCGACCAGGTCTGGTAATGTCATACAGGAATTTTGGGCAGATGTAAATGTCAGCAACAACGATCTGGGAGAACTTGAAACTTTAGACGGGTTTCCAGATTTTCCAGATGGAACTATTGTGCTTCCAAGCATGGAAGCTCCTTCAGTCTTGGGCACTGGTTTTGGATTCAGAATGTATACAATAGTGGTTCCACCAGCTCAAGGAGATTATACTTTTTTTATTTCAAGCGGAAGCAGTGCGCGACTATATTTTTCTAGTGACGCTGATCCTTCCAATAAGTCACTAGTTGCTCAGGTTTTACCAGAGCAGGCTATCAGCCCGAATGCCTGGGATACTTTCGATAGCCAAAGATCTGCAACAGTTACGCTCAAGCGTGGTGTTCCTTATTACGTGGAAGCTTGGGGTATTGGATCCTCACCATTGAGCCATTGCCAGATAGGTTGGTCAGGCCCAGACTTAACGGGAGTTGAAATCGTAGGTAGCCCCAACATATCCGACCAAGCATTTATGACTCCTTCACTGGCTGCTAACGTCATTTTCGAGAGAAACTATGATCTTAAAAAAGACCGAGTCCCACTTTGGTCTGATACGACCATAGACAGTTCTCCGCCGAATGGGATGTCGGGTAGGGCTGAGACAATAGCTAAAACGCAGAGCAACTCATATTTCGCGTTGCCTGAGCAACTCAATAGGCACATTTACTTGCGTTTCCTTGTCAATGCTAGTCCCAAAAATGATGGGATGTCACTCATCCTCCTAGGCTCGGATAATAGTCAAGAGGGACCTCGAGTTACTTTTAGTGATAAAAATGGTGGGATACCCGTTATTGGTGCCGGAGGATTATCGGCAAATGATTTTCAGGTCCCCGTCACTCCAGGTCAGACTTACCAAGTTGAGCTTCTGGCTTCTCTGAGAACCCCATTTACTTACATTACTGGAATTACGGAAAGGACTGTTATGCCGGATCGTTTTGATATTTATGTAACAGATATGCAGGGCAAGCTTGTTGGTCTTGGACAGGACTTATCTTTTAGAGATGGGGGCAACAATGTTGTGAAGGAAATTAGCCAATTGCGGGCTTTCAAGACTAGTTCCAAGTCGCAAATTACCTTTGATGAGTGGCATCTAACAAGTGGATCAATTGATGGCAACGGTTACATCAATACAAACATATCCGACTTCAGATCTACTGGGGACTCTCAGTACTTCAAGTTAGAGGTGAGTGATTTGGATCAGGACCAAGATGGCTTGTCAGATTCAGATGAATTGATTTTGGCCCCCCATTCACCATTTCTTTTCTTTGATGCGAACTCCGACGGTCAAAGGACTGATTCGGTGGCAGCTAAAAGTCTCCTGAGAAATTCAAAAGGAGATATAGAGTTCAAATTGTTTGCTACTGATGTTGCTGTTTTCGAAGACAACGCACCGAGCTTGACTCCAGACTACGCGACCATTGAGGTTTCCCGAACAGGAGCACTTACGGCGGTGACCGCACAACTATGTGTGGCACCTCTAGAATACACGGGTAGCACTACAAGAGTCTGTGATGGTCAGTGCTGTACGCTAATTGGTACAGCGGGTGATGAAGAAGCTGAGCCTGAAGACTATACTATCTTTGACGAAGAAGGAAATATCATAACAAATACTCTCTATTTTGCTTTTGGTGAAATGTCAAAAACTCTGACTGTAATAGCGACTAAAGATGGTATCAACGAGTATCCAGAGACCTTGAACATAGCAATCGCTGAAGATGACAGTTACACAATTTCAAATACAAATGGGGCTTCAATCCAGATATTTGATCTTCCTGACAGCCCAAATAACTATGCTATTTTCACTGGTGCGTATAGTCGTGACGGAGCTGCCACAACTTCCACGTCGGCCTCAGGTTCAGTTATTGCAGTTTTGAATGGAACGCGAACGAAAGTATTGTTGTCAACTGAGTTTGCTGGACTTAGTTCGATGCAAACTACCGCTCACGTTCACAAGTCTAGTTCTGGACGATCTCGATCAGGCAGAGTTGGAGATATTGTCTACCCAATTACCCAAATTCCAGGAGATCCGATGAGTGCTCCCCTTATTGGGACACTAGACAATTACGAGTGGGATCTCATCTCATCTCCAGGAGCTGCTTCGACGAATGCTCAAAGTACCGTTTCCAGACAGGTCATCATCGACTCTCTCTTTGGGCAAAATGGTGAAACTCAGCTCTACTTCAATGTGCATACGGCAAATAATCAGGCGGGTGAAATTTGGGCATTTCTGGGTTTGAGTGGTGGATCTAGAGAAGAACCACCAGCACCGGATCCAGCCGCATCTCCTGGCTCTGCGGAATATCCTTTGCTAGCGGGGGGTGATCTGGAGGCGGATGTTCGACGTTTCCTTGATCAGGCAACATTCGGAGCCACCGAGGATAAGGTATCCAAACTGCTGGGAACAATCAACACCGAGCGCGTGAATAATCCCAACTACCATAGACACGAAGCCTTTGAGAACTGGATGGATGAACAGATGCAGCTACAACAAAGCTATTTGGTCGACTTTCATTTAGCACTAGACTTTCAACAACTCAAGTTACAGGGGTGGTTTGATCCGAGGCAAAATCCATCCAAGCAAGGGGATAGCACACCAGCCATCCCTGCAAAATGGCCAGCTCCTTTGCGGCCTACGGGACCGAACGCAGACCCAGCTAAGTGGCATTTGAGCGGTAGCTATCCCGTAACAAGGGAGCATCAAGCCCTTGCACGCAGGAATGGTCTTTGGGGCATTCCTGATTTTGGGAACCGCCGCAACAGTTTTTGGCAGATGATGGTAAATGCTGAAGATCAATTACGTCAGAAAATGGGATTTGCCCTTCAGCAGATTGTCGTGACTTCGGTGACCCTGCCGAAGATTCGCGGCAACTGCTACTCATCCACGAACTATCAGGATATGCTCAACCATTATGCCTTTTCTCATTACAGAGATGTTTTAGGATTTGTAAACTGGAGTCCCGTAATGGGGGTATGGCTTTCCTCGCTACAAAATGAGAAAGGAATCGATTTAGATGGTGATGGGGTAGATGACTCTTCACCTGACGAGAACCTGGCTCGTGAAAACATGCAACTCTTTTCGATTGGTCTATTCGATATCTGGCCTGATGGTACCTTACGTCTCGGTCTAGATGGTGCACCAAAGAATACTTATTCAAATGAAGATATACGGCAATTTGCCAAGATACTCACCGGTCTTTCTTTCTCAGTCCCTGATGATCGCGAAAATGGAGAATGGGGAGGTATTCGTTACGAATCGATTCCCAAAAACACGAAATTTCGTTTTAATACAGGATTAGAAAAGATTTTTTCGCAAAAGTTTATCTACCCTATGAAAATGTTTGGCGATTATCATGATCGGACAGTTAAGACTTTTGCGGGCACAACAATTGATAATACAAATCTTTCGAGTGCAACAGAACAAGGGATTGCCGACATTGAAGATGCGATGGATTGGCTCGCTGGAAAACCTGGCGATGGTAAGGAGGACTTTAATATGATCAACTCGCATGGTTCGACCCCGGCATTCATTTCCTTGAGACTGATTCAGCGATTTGTTAAATCAAATCCCAGCCGCCAGTATTTACACCGTGTAGCAACCACATTCAAGGATACTGAGGGGCATCTCGGCGAAACGATAAAAGCAATCTTACTCGATCCAGAAGCGCGCGTTTTAGACATAAACGACACAACAGCAGGGATGAAAAAGTCATCAATTGAAAATTTCATACAATTAATAAGGAACCTGGGCGCTCGAACTTATTTGCCTGTAGCTGGCAACGGTAGAAAAAATCCTTTCAAAGAGGTAGCTGGTGATTTTTCCAATCCTGATTTATATCTTACGAGTTTTGGGTATGCTTCTCGGCAAGCTAATTCTATGCGGTTGAATCAAAGGATAGCGATGCCTAGAACCTATGAAGGAGAGGTTCGCTCCTTGCAGATGATGCCATTTTACCAGGATTCTGTTTTCAACTGGTATGCCCCTGATTTTGCTCCCGGTGGACCTGTAAGCGAAGCTGGATTGGTTGCCCCAGAAATGCAAATCACCACTGAACAAACCGCTGTCAAACACATCAACTACTTCAGCGCTGCCCTTGGTATTGACCAAGAGATTTCCCAAGAAAAACTCGGACAAGGAGCTCGATTGCAGAATGCGGCTTTTAATTATAGTGGTCCTGAAAACCAGAATGTCACAGCTGATCATAATAGGCTTCGTTTTAATGTGGGTGACTTGACTGATGAGATCTACCCTTCGAGTAGACCAAAGAAAAAGGATGCCCCAGACATCAAGTCGGCAATAGCCATCGCCAACTTAGAGGTATTAGATGAACTGGATCGCCGATTGACATATGGCAATCTCAAGAGGCGGTATCCGATCAACCCTTCAGACGACGGAAGAGATGGCATTAGGCAAAATCCCCGAGAGCTAATTCTCACCGCCATGAGTTTTGACCTTCAAGATCCTTGGGATGGTGACGATGATGGAAAAGAGAGATTAAGATGCGTTCAGACCGCGCTTTATCTTCTAGTATCTAGCCCGGAATTTCAGGTTCGGAAATAG